A single region of the Novipirellula aureliae genome encodes:
- a CDS encoding response regulator yields MLVLSRKKNQSLRFPNLGISIEILRVDGKTVRVGVDAPRDVRVLRGELPDTETFKTDALAAQETEAADQAARHARHELRNRLNTANLALHLLQRQLDLGRISDAEQTLTQAVESLAELDRLASEPVTTRKQLKADGTCRALVVEDNENERQLMVGFLELCGYNVEAVEDGVAALEYLQSHEKPDIVLLDMNMPRMDGPKTVSAIRSNPDYQGIKLFAVSGAEQTTVQISVGDQGVDHWFSKPIKPDQFAQDLAEEVKRSCC; encoded by the coding sequence ATGCTCGTTTTATCGAGGAAAAAGAATCAAAGTTTACGTTTTCCCAACTTGGGGATTTCGATTGAAATCCTTCGCGTAGACGGCAAGACTGTCCGTGTGGGCGTTGACGCCCCCCGCGACGTTCGTGTCCTCCGCGGCGAATTACCCGATACGGAGACATTTAAGACCGACGCGTTGGCAGCGCAGGAAACCGAGGCCGCTGACCAAGCCGCCCGTCATGCTCGTCACGAACTTCGCAACCGTCTCAATACCGCCAATTTGGCTCTGCATCTACTCCAGCGACAACTGGATCTTGGTCGCATCTCGGACGCCGAGCAGACGCTGACACAGGCTGTCGAATCACTCGCAGAACTCGATCGTCTCGCTTCCGAACCCGTCACGACTCGAAAGCAACTGAAGGCGGATGGTACCTGTCGGGCTTTGGTCGTCGAAGACAACGAAAATGAACGTCAATTGATGGTTGGATTCTTGGAGCTTTGCGGATACAACGTCGAGGCCGTGGAAGATGGAGTTGCCGCACTGGAGTATCTACAGAGTCATGAAAAACCCGACATCGTGCTGCTCGATATGAACATGCCTCGAATGGACGGGCCCAAAACCGTTTCAGCGATCCGCAGCAACCCCGATTACCAAGGAATCAAGTTGTTCGCCGTCAGTGGCGCTGAGCAGACGACCGTCCAGATTTCAGTCGGCGATCAAGGGGTCGATCACTGGTTTTCCAAGCCGATCAAGCCTGATCAATTTGCCCAAGATTTGGCCGAAGAAGTGAAACGTTCGTGCTGCTAG
- the priA gene encoding replication restart helicase PriA — translation MPSFESEQNHRDDGDTNRSPIDDFELDNLDRGRGQASEGGKPGSSQQAELFETDPPPWELTVEADIATAKIVLSEAPYGPYDYRIPEQDREHIKPGMRVRVPLGRRRQPMIGWCISTQFGAVKQSGKLRDIVEILDDEPLCDPPLVRLVAWISHYYQTPMGQVFDTLIPSSVRANAGTRERSYLTPNESNCDEDQIEKLPKKQQSALRFLIAAARPMTASELMVHAECTRGPISALESKGFLKTMVRREMTTSTPMRWQKNDGEDTSAHTLSSEQRVALDRINAAIHSGKGKTLLLHGVTGSGKTEVYIRAIEHVVKFGRGAIVMVPEISLTPQTRGRFERRFDGVAVLHSQMTPAERHFQWQRIRRGEVQVVVGPRSAVFAPLPRLGLIVIDEEHDASFKQDTQPRYHARKVAHARAMSLGVPLILGSATPSMESWHATASGHAELITMKERIYNRPMPNVELVDLRIRDQRSRGAISRQLHQATVDTLKENGQVILLLNRRGFATTIQCPSCGHVVACPDCDMPLTHHRDGGKAVCHYCDYTIATPPWCPACRYDGIRYGGLGTQKLEVEVKARFPDARVARMDSDTMRRPGSHQRVLSAFRSGELNILLGTQMIAKGLDFPNVLLVGVINADSALHFPDFRAAERTFQLVTQVAGRTGRGSRGGRVVVQTFTPEHPAIQAASRHDYLQFATDEMVNRRKFNYPPLGSVARIIIRGVVEEVTEAVADSLVSRLEAARLALETEVRILGPAPPPISKLRGKYRFHILLQATQASILGETIRRATDSFTIPEKDDVQFVVDIDPMDML, via the coding sequence ATGCCATCATTTGAATCCGAACAGAATCATCGCGATGACGGCGATACCAATCGTTCGCCGATTGATGATTTTGAACTCGACAATCTTGATCGGGGCCGAGGGCAAGCGTCGGAGGGTGGCAAACCGGGGTCCTCCCAGCAAGCCGAACTATTTGAAACCGATCCGCCCCCTTGGGAATTAACGGTCGAAGCGGACATTGCGACGGCGAAAATCGTATTGAGCGAAGCCCCCTACGGCCCCTACGATTACCGAATTCCTGAGCAAGACCGCGAGCACATCAAGCCGGGGATGCGAGTGCGCGTCCCCTTGGGACGTCGCCGCCAACCGATGATTGGATGGTGTATTTCGACTCAATTTGGTGCGGTCAAACAGAGTGGCAAACTGCGAGACATCGTCGAAATTCTCGATGATGAACCTCTTTGCGATCCGCCACTCGTCCGTTTAGTGGCCTGGATCAGCCACTACTACCAAACGCCCATGGGACAAGTCTTTGACACGCTGATTCCCTCAAGTGTTCGCGCCAACGCAGGAACTCGCGAGCGTAGTTACCTGACACCCAACGAATCGAATTGTGACGAAGATCAGATCGAAAAACTGCCAAAGAAACAACAATCCGCTCTGCGTTTCCTGATCGCGGCGGCGCGTCCAATGACCGCATCGGAACTGATGGTCCATGCCGAATGCACTCGGGGGCCGATTAGTGCCCTCGAATCAAAGGGCTTCCTAAAGACAATGGTCCGCCGTGAGATGACAACGAGCACGCCGATGCGCTGGCAGAAAAACGATGGCGAAGACACGTCGGCACATACCCTCAGCAGCGAACAACGCGTTGCCCTCGATCGCATCAACGCAGCAATCCATTCTGGAAAAGGAAAGACCCTGCTATTGCATGGCGTGACCGGCAGCGGCAAAACCGAAGTTTACATCCGAGCGATCGAACATGTGGTTAAGTTCGGTCGTGGTGCGATCGTGATGGTACCCGAAATCAGCCTCACTCCTCAAACACGCGGGCGGTTCGAACGCCGGTTTGATGGTGTGGCGGTATTGCACAGCCAAATGACGCCTGCGGAACGGCACTTCCAATGGCAGCGGATCCGTCGTGGCGAGGTTCAAGTGGTCGTCGGTCCACGAAGCGCCGTCTTCGCTCCCCTCCCTCGACTTGGGTTGATCGTAATCGATGAAGAACACGATGCCTCATTCAAACAGGACACTCAACCCCGTTATCACGCTCGCAAAGTGGCTCATGCACGCGCGATGTCACTGGGCGTCCCCTTGATTCTTGGTAGTGCCACACCGTCGATGGAATCGTGGCATGCAACAGCCAGCGGGCATGCCGAATTGATCACGATGAAAGAACGGATTTACAACCGCCCCATGCCCAACGTCGAATTGGTCGACCTGCGGATCCGCGACCAGCGGTCGCGAGGTGCTATCAGCCGACAATTGCATCAAGCGACAGTCGATACGTTAAAAGAAAACGGTCAAGTGATCCTGCTACTCAATCGACGTGGTTTCGCCACGACGATTCAATGCCCCTCGTGCGGACACGTCGTCGCGTGCCCCGACTGCGACATGCCGCTAACCCATCACCGCGATGGTGGCAAAGCGGTTTGCCATTATTGTGACTATACGATCGCGACACCGCCCTGGTGCCCAGCATGCCGGTATGACGGCATTCGCTACGGTGGATTGGGTACGCAAAAATTGGAAGTCGAAGTCAAAGCTCGATTTCCCGATGCCCGAGTCGCCCGGATGGATAGCGACACAATGCGCCGACCGGGGAGTCATCAACGAGTCTTGTCCGCCTTCCGCAGCGGCGAGCTAAATATCTTGCTCGGCACGCAAATGATCGCCAAAGGACTCGACTTTCCCAACGTCTTGTTGGTCGGAGTGATCAATGCGGATAGCGCCCTGCATTTCCCTGATTTCCGTGCTGCCGAGCGTACATTTCAGCTAGTTACCCAGGTCGCTGGTCGAACCGGCCGTGGATCGCGAGGCGGACGGGTGGTGGTGCAGACCTTCACGCCTGAACACCCTGCGATTCAAGCCGCATCGAGGCATGATTACCTGCAATTTGCGACCGATGAAATGGTCAATCGCCGCAAGTTCAATTACCCACCGCTCGGGTCCGTTGCCCGGATCATCATCCGCGGAGTGGTCGAAGAGGTGACCGAAGCGGTCGCCGACTCGTTGGTCAGTCGACTCGAAGCGGCACGGTTAGCACTGGAAACCGAAGTGCGAATTCTCGGCCCTGCACCGCCACCAATTTCCAAATTGCGCGGGAAGTATCGATTTCATATCCTGCTGCAAGCGACCCAAGCTTCCATCCTTGGCGAAACGATCCGCCGCGCGACGGATTCCTTTACCATCCCCGAAAAAGATGACGTCCAGTTCGTCGTCGACATCGACCCAATGGACATGCTGTAG
- the nadD gene encoding nicotinate (nicotinamide) nucleotide adenylyltransferase, giving the protein MRIGLLGGSFDPVHLGHLWIAESAIETLDLDQLYWIPAATSPLKPNGPVASDALRAEMLRLAISGSDKHSVDCRELSRGDVSYTIDTVEQLQAEQPDTEFVLIIGSDSLASIRKWHEPRRLLQKVVISVVHRGGDPPIDLSVLDGLVTPERFAEIERRVLHMPVIEISSSELRDRIATGRSIRYRVPRSVEALIEANGLYRD; this is encoded by the coding sequence ATGCGAATCGGGCTTTTGGGAGGATCATTTGATCCCGTTCACCTCGGGCATTTGTGGATTGCCGAATCGGCGATCGAAACGCTCGATTTGGACCAGCTTTACTGGATACCGGCCGCCACATCGCCACTAAAGCCAAATGGACCGGTCGCGTCGGATGCGTTGCGAGCCGAAATGCTCCGGCTAGCGATTTCGGGCAGCGACAAGCACAGCGTTGATTGTCGCGAACTCAGCCGGGGGGACGTCAGCTACACAATCGATACGGTTGAGCAATTGCAGGCGGAACAGCCTGATACGGAGTTCGTTTTGATTATCGGCAGCGACTCGCTAGCATCGATTCGAAAATGGCACGAGCCAAGGCGGTTGCTTCAAAAAGTAGTGATTTCTGTCGTCCATCGTGGTGGCGACCCGCCTATCGACTTGTCTGTACTCGACGGCCTGGTAACCCCGGAGCGATTTGCCGAAATCGAGCGAAGGGTCCTTCACATGCCTGTGATCGAAATCTCAAGCAGCGAACTCCGAGACCGAATCGCGACGGGGCGAAGCATTCGGTACCGGGTACCAAGGAGCGTGGAGGCCTTGATCGAGGCGAACGGCCTTTACCGTGATTGA
- a CDS encoding P-II family nitrogen regulator yields MKQIITTIRPYLAEQVLVSLRRAPLEALSVVEVKGYGRQKSYLDEYRDTEYSQAFVPKVEITLWVDDSRCEEILEKIVSVTRTGRIGDGKILVLPVAEYL; encoded by the coding sequence ATGAAACAAATTATCACGACGATTCGTCCCTACCTAGCCGAGCAGGTGCTCGTCAGTTTGCGGCGTGCTCCGCTCGAGGCGCTCAGCGTCGTCGAGGTGAAAGGGTATGGACGCCAAAAGAGCTATTTGGACGAGTATCGAGATACCGAGTATTCTCAAGCGTTTGTTCCCAAAGTCGAAATCACGCTTTGGGTTGACGATTCTCGCTGCGAAGAAATACTTGAGAAAATCGTCTCGGTGACGCGAACAGGCCGCATCGGCGACGGAAAAATATTGGTTTTGCCCGTCGCGGAGTATCTTTAG
- a CDS encoding beta-ketoacyl-[acyl-carrier-protein] synthase family protein produces the protein MPEVKIVITGAGVVSPIGLGHADFFESLLHDRSGVRLLSERDDDGPKPPPDFDRTNGSGGEFDGVWVGAPVIGFEPKEFVTPRKAIKVMCREIQLTFAAAMMAVENADLADDLPARDDGRIHPSEIGTVFGSEMFYGPPTELADAFQLCLNDDGQMDESQFGEAAMKKIMPLWMLKYLPNMPACHIGIAINAHGPNNSILLGDTSGSAALIEAMSCIERGAAKWMLTGGTGTRINGTRMNYRSDFPVASIANPVSQSSRPYDVDSRGVVGGEAAVAFLVESKETAIARGAKPLAEVVCSVSRFVASGGMSLIKRSSENRPLTAEEQQSTTTPATPAIRGSAAAISLAIKDCLSKSKMDVKQIGLVVGHAMGDPIIDEQERIAVTETLPGVPIVVPIEKVGHTGAASGSIELLVGVLALSRGVIPPSLRLANVSESPNRPAFQRQASRSLEKDYAICISHAPEGGAVATLLKRMDH, from the coding sequence ATGCCGGAAGTAAAAATAGTCATCACCGGAGCGGGCGTGGTATCGCCGATCGGACTCGGGCACGCGGACTTTTTCGAGTCTCTGCTCCATGACCGGTCGGGCGTTCGTTTGTTGTCAGAGCGAGACGACGATGGGCCAAAACCACCGCCTGACTTCGACCGAACCAACGGTAGCGGTGGTGAATTCGATGGCGTATGGGTCGGGGCTCCGGTGATTGGGTTTGAACCCAAAGAGTTTGTCACGCCGCGGAAAGCGATCAAGGTAATGTGCCGCGAAATCCAGTTGACGTTCGCGGCAGCCATGATGGCGGTCGAGAACGCTGACTTGGCTGACGATCTACCCGCCCGTGACGATGGCCGGATTCACCCCAGCGAGATTGGTACCGTTTTCGGCAGCGAGATGTTCTACGGGCCACCAACGGAATTGGCCGATGCGTTCCAGCTATGCCTTAACGACGATGGCCAAATGGACGAGTCGCAATTCGGCGAAGCGGCAATGAAAAAAATCATGCCGCTCTGGATGCTGAAGTACCTGCCCAACATGCCAGCCTGCCATATCGGGATCGCTATCAATGCGCACGGCCCAAACAACTCGATCCTACTGGGCGATACCTCTGGCTCCGCTGCGTTAATCGAGGCGATGTCATGCATCGAACGAGGAGCAGCGAAATGGATGCTCACCGGCGGAACCGGCACCCGCATCAATGGGACGCGGATGAATTACCGCAGCGACTTTCCTGTCGCATCGATCGCAAACCCGGTTTCCCAATCGTCACGCCCTTACGATGTCGATTCCCGTGGCGTCGTTGGCGGTGAAGCCGCCGTCGCCTTTCTCGTCGAGTCGAAAGAAACCGCGATTGCTCGCGGTGCGAAACCGCTAGCCGAAGTCGTCTGCTCGGTAAGCCGGTTCGTTGCCTCCGGCGGCATGTCACTGATAAAACGCTCGAGCGAAAATCGGCCGTTGACCGCCGAGGAACAACAGTCGACAACCACACCAGCAACCCCTGCTATTCGTGGGTCGGCTGCCGCGATTAGCCTCGCCATCAAGGACTGCCTATCCAAATCGAAAATGGATGTGAAGCAAATCGGTCTGGTCGTTGGTCACGCGATGGGAGACCCGATCATCGACGAACAAGAAAGAATTGCTGTCACAGAAACACTGCCCGGCGTCCCTATCGTCGTTCCGATCGAAAAGGTCGGGCATACCGGAGCAGCCTCTGGTTCGATTGAGTTGCTCGTTGGGGTTCTTGCCCTGTCACGCGGCGTGATCCCGCCATCGCTGCGGTTGGCGAATGTCAGTGAATCGCCAAACAGGCCTGCTTTTCAGCGTCAAGCGTCGCGGTCACTCGAAAAAGACTACGCAATCTGTATCAGCCATGCGCCGGAGGGTGGCGCGGTGGCAACCCTCTTAAAGCGGATGGATCATTAG
- a CDS encoding N-acetyltransferase, giving the protein MTTNQVNVDGALNCFKVESRRDQKEFLYLERDVNKGNANWIPPLWSERRKIVGFKPHPFYEDADRQAFIARRDGRAVGRILAVVNHAHNRRYEESCGFVGFFECFDDAEASAALFQAAFDWLRAQNMTTVRGPVHPSLNYEVGLLVDGFDSPPTFMIPYNPAYYERLFLASGFEKSQDLYTYEAHIDILSTLDPKIQFIIDESAKRFNVKCRMLDRKRFKEDVRSFLDIYNRSLENTWGYVPMSEAEIREQSAGLKHLIIPELTSIAEIDGEPVGAGFGLLDYNDIIGRIHGRLLPFGWLKLLTQRRKIKRLRLISTNVLPKYQKWGIGLVTLSRVLPDAIDFGIEIGEFSWILESNQLSKGSVERGGATRTKTHRLYDRPL; this is encoded by the coding sequence ATGACGACGAACCAAGTAAATGTTGACGGGGCACTAAATTGCTTCAAAGTGGAGTCGCGCCGCGATCAAAAAGAGTTTCTGTACTTAGAACGGGATGTCAACAAGGGGAATGCGAATTGGATACCACCTTTGTGGTCGGAACGCCGCAAAATCGTCGGGTTCAAACCGCACCCGTTTTACGAGGATGCTGACCGACAAGCGTTTATCGCACGCCGAGATGGCCGTGCCGTCGGACGAATTTTGGCGGTCGTCAACCATGCTCACAATCGTCGCTACGAAGAAAGCTGCGGATTTGTTGGTTTTTTCGAGTGTTTTGACGACGCGGAAGCTAGCGCAGCACTGTTCCAAGCCGCATTTGATTGGTTGCGGGCACAGAACATGACGACCGTTCGTGGGCCTGTCCACCCAAGTTTGAATTATGAGGTGGGTTTGTTGGTCGACGGTTTTGATTCGCCACCAACCTTCATGATCCCCTACAATCCGGCCTACTACGAAAGGCTATTTCTCGCTTCAGGCTTCGAAAAATCGCAAGATCTGTACACCTACGAGGCTCACATCGATATTCTGAGCACTCTCGATCCGAAGATTCAGTTTATCATCGATGAATCGGCCAAGCGGTTCAATGTGAAATGCCGAATGCTTGACCGTAAACGATTCAAAGAGGATGTTCGCTCGTTTCTCGACATCTACAATCGCTCACTCGAAAATACTTGGGGCTATGTGCCGATGAGCGAAGCGGAGATTCGCGAACAAAGTGCGGGGCTCAAACACTTGATCATCCCCGAATTGACGAGTATCGCAGAGATCGACGGCGAACCGGTCGGCGCCGGTTTTGGGCTGCTCGATTACAACGACATTATCGGCAGGATCCATGGCCGATTGCTGCCCTTTGGTTGGTTAAAATTGCTGACACAGCGACGAAAAATCAAGCGTTTGCGGTTGATTAGCACCAACGTGTTGCCAAAGTACCAAAAGTGGGGTATTGGATTGGTGACGCTTTCGAGAGTCCTACCCGATGCGATCGATTTTGGCATCGAAATTGGCGAGTTTTCCTGGATTTTAGAGAGCAACCAACTGTCCAAAGGCTCCGTCGAGCGAGGGGGTGCGACACGAACAAAAACGCATCGATTGTACGATCGCCCACTGTAA
- a CDS encoding TrmH family RNA methyltransferase, which produces MNPCPDIVIRSHANPTVRHLVRLRSNRTRRKEKRLLVDGWRETGQAIEAGLELVRLVVPESVEDPKSDATLIERAAAEQKLTRVCHAVMEKISYGDNSRGVVGEFLEPRKTLGDLQLSNTPLVLVLDCLEKPGNIGAVFRSADAAGVDAVILCGGGSDVYNPNAIRSSLGTVFSIPNVSASEADTIAFCSERGIQVVAARVESSTELWSTDLTGPLAIVLGSEADGLGKHFSIVDKKATSAVRIPMLGAVDSLNVSVSAAVILYEAQRQRLSISRAK; this is translated from the coding sequence ATGAACCCCTGTCCTGACATCGTCATTCGAAGTCACGCCAACCCGACCGTTCGTCATTTAGTCCGGCTGAGAAGCAATCGTACACGACGCAAAGAGAAGCGTCTGCTAGTGGATGGATGGCGTGAAACGGGGCAAGCGATCGAGGCTGGGCTGGAATTGGTGCGGTTGGTCGTACCCGAATCGGTCGAAGATCCGAAATCGGATGCAACGCTGATAGAGCGGGCTGCCGCCGAACAAAAATTGACTCGAGTTTGCCATGCGGTCATGGAAAAAATTTCCTACGGTGACAATTCGCGTGGAGTCGTCGGCGAATTCCTCGAGCCCAGGAAAACGCTCGGTGATTTGCAACTGTCCAACACTCCGCTTGTTCTCGTCCTCGACTGTCTGGAAAAACCGGGCAATATTGGTGCCGTATTTCGGTCTGCCGATGCGGCGGGCGTCGATGCGGTGATTCTCTGCGGTGGCGGATCGGACGTTTACAACCCAAACGCCATTCGAAGCAGTTTGGGCACCGTTTTTAGTATCCCAAATGTTTCGGCCTCGGAAGCGGATACGATTGCGTTCTGCTCCGAACGAGGAATACAAGTCGTCGCCGCGCGAGTGGAATCGTCGACGGAACTATGGAGCACGGACCTAACCGGTCCTCTGGCAATTGTGCTCGGCAGTGAAGCGGACGGGCTCGGCAAGCACTTTTCGATTGTCGACAAGAAGGCAACTTCCGCCGTTCGAATACCAATGCTAGGTGCGGTCGACAGCCTCAACGTTTCGGTTTCCGCAGCTGTGATCCTCTACGAAGCCCAAAGGCAACGCCTTTCGATCAGCCGTGCTAAATAG
- a CDS encoding pilus assembly protein N-terminal domain-containing protein: MRGANYTMDKRRRTKSRSYRRAMLSLWLVAVGASASASEPIGARHDADEMHATKPATALKVRMLPPLPIEAIDSPPIAQVSGTAVQMNPYCGDLNVQADPLIKLASGDFTAGEDRSAVRLKPIGAAIGLYPIGSPALPSNGRPAMTIETPPSAPVRTNPMLASQHHVNHELVDVELTETEASSPTDPSELSFRPPVKVQAYTSAQVQPNPVETAQRVEHEPDTDSQPILFSMSDDEDVLPTINEVEQMVVAEESMDAVPMPDPVVIDHGGEYSEEEMAMLKLMLEEEDEVRREPIADSAPMGLQPLETSERIDLGGRTEMSEPIKPIAIDVVPHIDETNVVSEDSRVASLRKKRYRPPVDVKAPPVGAERGPLDPTASIIRPVVTAVVAPRLDASPVPSNPRVILDTGKQNMPVAGSSEPIPLYINLAQVRSLTVDGELRRVSVQNPSICRAFTSGSSQVKLIGAGSGVTRLVVWADTDTNVPTKVRQFDIHVRDTAAATNDSVGDKVVVLNRTIAKTFPNARVDVRMVDSELVISGNCDSESSAKQIVRMVRKACLVPVRDELGVR; encoded by the coding sequence ATGCGTGGCGCTAATTACACAATGGACAAACGACGACGGACAAAGAGCCGAAGTTACCGACGAGCGATGTTGAGTTTGTGGCTCGTCGCGGTCGGGGCATCGGCTTCGGCTTCCGAGCCAATCGGCGCTCGCCACGACGCAGATGAAATGCACGCAACCAAACCGGCCACGGCACTCAAAGTACGGATGTTGCCGCCACTGCCGATCGAGGCCATCGATTCGCCTCCCATCGCCCAGGTTTCAGGCACCGCTGTTCAAATGAATCCGTACTGCGGTGACTTAAACGTCCAAGCCGATCCGCTGATCAAGCTGGCCTCGGGCGATTTTACTGCGGGCGAAGACAGGTCGGCGGTACGGCTCAAACCAATTGGAGCTGCCATTGGTCTGTATCCGATCGGCAGCCCCGCGTTGCCGAGCAATGGTCGCCCGGCGATGACGATCGAAACGCCACCGTCGGCTCCTGTGCGAACCAATCCAATGTTGGCGTCGCAGCATCACGTAAACCACGAATTGGTCGATGTGGAATTGACGGAAACCGAGGCCTCGTCGCCGACCGACCCGTCCGAATTGAGTTTTCGCCCACCAGTGAAAGTTCAAGCTTACACGTCGGCGCAGGTACAGCCCAATCCGGTTGAAACAGCACAACGCGTCGAACACGAACCGGACACCGATTCGCAGCCAATCCTGTTCTCGATGAGCGACGACGAAGATGTCTTGCCAACGATCAACGAAGTGGAGCAAATGGTTGTCGCAGAGGAATCGATGGATGCGGTTCCGATGCCAGATCCTGTCGTGATCGATCACGGCGGTGAATATAGCGAAGAAGAAATGGCAATGCTCAAGCTGATGTTGGAAGAAGAGGACGAGGTCCGTCGAGAGCCGATTGCCGATTCTGCCCCAATGGGTTTGCAACCGCTTGAAACGAGCGAGCGAATCGATTTGGGTGGGCGAACCGAAATGAGCGAACCGATCAAACCGATCGCAATCGATGTGGTTCCGCACATTGATGAAACCAATGTTGTCAGCGAGGATTCGCGTGTAGCGAGTCTTCGCAAAAAACGCTACCGTCCGCCGGTCGACGTCAAGGCGCCACCCGTCGGTGCCGAGCGTGGACCACTTGATCCAACCGCTTCGATCATTCGGCCTGTGGTCACGGCGGTCGTCGCACCTCGCTTGGACGCGTCCCCAGTTCCATCGAATCCACGTGTCATCTTGGACACGGGGAAACAAAACATGCCTGTCGCTGGATCGAGCGAGCCAATACCGCTCTACATCAATCTGGCTCAAGTTCGTTCCTTGACCGTCGATGGGGAACTGCGCCGAGTGAGTGTTCAGAACCCAAGCATCTGCCGAGCGTTCACTTCAGGTTCTAGCCAGGTCAAATTGATCGGAGCGGGGAGCGGAGTGACGCGGTTGGTGGTCTGGGCCGATACGGACACGAACGTGCCAACCAAAGTTCGACAATTTGATATCCACGTTCGAGACACCGCGGCAGCGACAAATGACTCCGTCGGAGACAAAGTCGTTGTGCTCAATCGAACGATCGCCAAAACGTTTCCGAATGCCCGTGTCGACGTCCGCATGGTCGACAGCGAATTGGTCATCTCAGGGAATTGTGATAGCGAATCATCGGCCAAGCAAATTGTTCGCATGGTACGCAAAGCCTGTCTAGTTCCCGTTCGCGATGAACTGGGCGTGCGTTAA
- the tuf gene encoding elongation factor Tu: MAKETFQRTKPHVNVGTIGHIDHGKTTTTGAILAVQAAKGLAKAKGYADIAKGGTVRDSTKTVTIAVAHVEYETENRHYAHIDCPGHADFVKNMITGAAQMDGAILVVSAADGPMPQTKEHVLLARQVGVPYIVIFLNKCDLVDDEELLELVELEARDLLSKYGFPGDDVPVVRGSALPAYNNPSDPEASKCISELMDALDSAIPEPVREDDKPFLMAIEDVFSIEGRGTVATGRIERGVVKVGEEVSIVGLAETPVKTTCTGVEMFRKEMGEGRAGDNVGCLLRGVKREDIQRGQCLAKPGSITPHTKFEAEVYCLSKEEGGRHTPFFSGYRPQFYFRTTDVTGTANLIEAEMCMPGDNVKVEVELHKPIAMDDGVRFAIREGGRTVGSGVVTKILS; encoded by the coding sequence ATGGCTAAGGAAACTTTCCAACGGACAAAACCCCACGTCAACGTCGGCACTATCGGCCACATTGACCACGGCAAAACGACCACAACTGGTGCGATCCTCGCGGTGCAAGCTGCCAAGGGTCTAGCAAAAGCAAAGGGTTATGCGGATATCGCCAAGGGCGGTACCGTTCGTGACTCAACGAAGACGGTTACGATTGCGGTTGCTCACGTCGAGTATGAAACCGAGAACCGTCACTATGCCCATATTGACTGCCCCGGTCACGCTGACTTTGTAAAGAACATGATCACCGGTGCTGCCCAGATGGACGGTGCGATTTTGGTGGTTTCCGCTGCGGACGGCCCAATGCCGCAAACCAAAGAGCACGTTCTTCTTGCTCGCCAGGTCGGTGTTCCTTACATCGTGATCTTCTTGAATAAGTGTGACTTGGTCGATGACGAAGAACTGCTAGAACTCGTTGAGCTCGAAGCTCGTGACTTGCTCAGCAAGTACGGTTTCCCAGGCGACGATGTGCCTGTCGTTCGTGGTTCGGCATTGCCAGCTTACAATAACCCATCCGATCCTGAAGCGAGCAAATGCATCAGCGAATTGATGGACGCACTCGATTCAGCGATTCCTGAGCCTGTGCGTGAAGACGACAAGCCGTTCTTGATGGCGATCGAAGACGTTTTCTCGATCGAAGGTCGTGGAACGGTTGCAACCGGTCGTATCGAGCGTGGTGTGGTCAAGGTCGGCGAAGAAGTGTCGATCGTTGGTCTTGCCGAAACTCCCGTGAAGACAACTTGTACCGGCGTCGAAATGTTCCGCAAGGAAATGGGCGAAGGCCGAGCGGGAGACAACGTCGGTTGCTTGCTGCGTGGTGTCAAGCGTGAAGATATCCAGCGTGGTCAATGCTTGGCAAAGCCAGGTTCGATCACTCCGCACACAAAGTTCGAAGCCGAGGTCTACTGCTTGAGCAAAGAAGAAGGTGGCCGTCATACCCCGTTCTTCAGCGGTTATCGCCCTCAGTTCTACTTCCGTACGACCGACGTGACCGGTACGGCGAACTTGATCGAAGCTGAAATGTGCATGCCTGGCGATAATGTCAAAGTGGAAGTCGAATTGCACAAGCCAATCGCAATGGATGATGGTGTTCGTTTCGCGATTCGCGAAGGTGGACGTACCGTCGGTAGTGGTGTTGTCACCAAGATCCTTAGCTAG